One genomic window of Numida meleagris isolate 19003 breed g44 Domestic line chromosome 1, NumMel1.0, whole genome shotgun sequence includes the following:
- the APOLD1 gene encoding apolipoprotein L domain-containing protein 1 yields the protein MERNGAARPQTPDPTHHFHVALLDQRRRLRGQIAHLHKVARKINKLRKRSLIANISGSSLTAAGAVTAIVGLSLSPATLGASLLASAVGLGLATAGGAVSITSDLSAVLCNSREVKKVQEIAMTCRKQMREILGCLEFLRRGQGPGDPKLLQSEKRASISLYNSVCFMVFCGSHSFLVPEYTKEVTKVSQAMLKAKIQKLAANLEICTRAMDEVCELLESRTELSPRMRKLSLGTRTTAETPRPSS from the coding sequence ATGGAGAGGAACGGTGCTGCCCGTCCCCAGACACCAGACCCCACGCACCACTTCCACGTAGCGCTGCTGGATCAGCGACGGAGGCTGCGCGGTCAGATCGCTCACCTTCACAAAGTGGCTCGCAAAATCAACAAGCTTCGCAAAAGATCCCTGATTGCCAACATCAGTGGGAGCTCACTGACTGCCGCAGGAGCAGTCACGGCCATCGTGGGGCTGTCCCTAAGCCCAGCTACACTGGGAGCCTCCCTCCTGGCATCGGCAGTGGGTTTGGGCTTAGCCACTGCTGGGGGGGCTGTCAGCATCACCTCTGATCTCTCTGCCGTGCTCTGCAATTCCCGGGAGGTGAAGAAGGTGCAGGAAATTGCAATGACTTGTCGGAAACAGATGAGGGAAATCCTTGGCTGCCTGGAATTCCTCCGCCGTGGACAGGGCCCAGGGGACCCCAAGCTTCTCCAGTCGGAGAAGAGAGCGTCCATCTCCCTGTATAACTCCGTCTGCTTCATGGTTTTCTGTGGCTCCCACAGCTTCCTTGTGCCAGAATACACAAAAGAGGTCACAAAAGTGAGCCAGGCCATGCTCAAGGCCAAAATCCAGAAGCTGGCTGCCAACCTCGAGATCTGCACCAGGGCAATGGACGAAGTCTGTGAGCTCCTTGAGTCCAGGACAGAGCTTTCCCCTCGAATGAGGAAACTCAGCTTGGGCACTAGAACCACCGCTGAGACCCCAAGACCATCCAGCTGA